Proteins from a single region of Gordonia hongkongensis:
- a CDS encoding proline dehydrogenase family protein, with protein sequence METTTAADTLRRWALDEELKSRVMADPALADCARRVADRYTAGEDVESAIRAGARAVERGHRVSIEYTGESVRDAAEATAATDVFVSVAEHIGRTGLPSTVSGDLSHIGLLVSEELVRDNASRLAQACAAVNSVFMISAEGSDRADQVLEVYDWLSQRFDNVGITLQARLHRSADDVERLLAIGGRIRLVKGAFYESDSTALSREDPALAERFERLARRIVDGGGTLTLATHDEVLLTRVLDSVGAADTLEVEMLMGLGTDLLDRLAAKGIATREYCIFGSEWWLYVLNRIAEDPTRVFQVIVDLGRAPISPPATAR encoded by the coding sequence TTGGAGACGACAACTGCGGCCGACACTCTCCGGCGATGGGCGCTTGACGAAGAGCTGAAGTCCCGGGTCATGGCCGACCCCGCGCTCGCCGACTGTGCGCGGCGAGTCGCCGACCGCTACACCGCGGGAGAAGATGTCGAGTCCGCGATCCGCGCCGGAGCGCGCGCCGTGGAACGCGGGCACCGGGTGAGCATCGAGTACACGGGGGAGAGCGTTCGCGATGCCGCCGAAGCGACGGCGGCCACGGACGTGTTCGTGTCTGTCGCCGAACACATCGGCCGGACCGGACTGCCGTCGACGGTCTCCGGCGATCTGTCGCACATCGGCCTCCTCGTCTCGGAGGAACTGGTGCGCGACAACGCTTCCCGCCTGGCGCAGGCGTGTGCCGCGGTGAACTCGGTCTTCATGATCTCGGCCGAGGGGTCGGACCGGGCCGACCAGGTTCTCGAGGTCTACGACTGGCTGTCACAGCGATTCGACAACGTGGGCATCACACTTCAGGCACGGCTCCACCGCTCGGCGGACGACGTCGAACGCCTCCTCGCGATCGGTGGCCGCATCCGTCTCGTCAAAGGTGCGTTCTACGAATCGGATTCGACCGCGCTGTCGCGAGAGGACCCGGCACTGGCGGAGCGCTTCGAACGGCTCGCGCGGCGCATCGTCGACGGCGGCGGCACCCTCACACTCGCGACCCACGACGAGGTGCTCCTGACCCGCGTCCTCGACTCGGTCGGCGCCGCCGACACTCTCGAGGTCGAGATGCTGATGGGTCTCGGCACCGACCTCCTCGACCGCTTGGCGGCGAAGGGGATCGCCACGCGCGAATACTGCATCTTCGGCTCGGAATGGTGGTTGTACGTCCTCAACCGCATCGCCGAAGACCCGACGCGGGTGTTCCAGGTCATCGTCGACCTGGGGCGCGCGCCGATCAGCCCGCCGGCCACCGCTCGGTGA
- a CDS encoding LysR family transcriptional regulator, with amino-acid sequence MNGPGEPGLRDIDLRRLRMFVVVMEAPSLRVAADDLFISQQALSSAIRELERHLGVELFSRSRRSLTPTPAGEALYRGAVPLLAGGEQLATQVRRVDAGSPAPFVIGHAPDLASSEVFRIIEPVVLADSSVPITVRPVFAELIRDELLSGAIDMALGRGVAAPPDMATTIATQHELRLAVRADHPLAAHDRVDMADLAGYEIVVWGPEHEYEYTDILVGMCRRAGFEPKIILSTLLGTPPHTAVIAHPKACAFVTNEPGWIYVNRIRIVEFTDPPFAPVRAMWLPNTSSTLRRQILAAAENSL; translated from the coding sequence ATGAATGGTCCTGGGGAGCCCGGACTACGCGATATCGACCTCCGACGGCTGCGGATGTTCGTCGTGGTGATGGAGGCGCCCAGCCTTCGTGTCGCCGCGGATGACCTGTTCATCAGCCAGCAAGCGCTCTCCTCGGCGATCCGCGAACTCGAGCGACACCTCGGTGTGGAGCTCTTCTCGCGGTCGCGCCGAAGCCTCACGCCGACGCCTGCCGGTGAGGCGCTCTACCGTGGTGCAGTGCCGTTGCTGGCCGGTGGCGAACAGCTCGCGACGCAGGTACGACGGGTGGACGCCGGCTCGCCTGCGCCGTTCGTGATCGGTCACGCCCCGGACCTCGCCTCCTCCGAGGTCTTCCGGATCATCGAACCGGTGGTGCTCGCCGACTCGTCGGTGCCGATCACGGTACGACCGGTCTTCGCCGAACTCATTCGCGACGAGTTGCTGTCGGGAGCCATCGACATGGCTCTCGGACGAGGCGTGGCGGCCCCGCCGGACATGGCCACCACCATCGCGACACAACACGAACTGCGTCTGGCGGTGCGTGCCGATCACCCGCTGGCCGCGCACGACCGGGTCGACATGGCCGACCTCGCCGGCTACGAGATCGTCGTCTGGGGTCCCGAGCACGAGTACGAGTACACCGACATCCTCGTCGGCATGTGTCGGCGTGCCGGGTTCGAACCGAAGATCATCCTGTCGACCCTGCTGGGTACGCCCCCGCACACGGCGGTGATCGCGCACCCGAAGGCGTGCGCCTTCGTCACCAATGAACCCGGCTGGATCTACGTCAACCGCATCCGGATCGTCGAGTTCACCGATCCGCCGTTCGCGCCCGTCCGTGCGATGTGGCTGCCCAACACCTCGTCGACCCTGCGGCGTCAGATCCTCGCCGCGGCCGAGAACTCGCTCTGA
- a CDS encoding glycoside hydrolase family 16 protein — protein MDRHAADLTGLTTTLHDDFTGDGFDPRTWIAAYLPHWSTPENSAARWSTSEGRSRLCIDDDQPAWRPSESGMRVSSLQTGHHAGPIGSPVGQHAHRDGLTVTTDRASEIRFAQTHGRFEVTMRAIRDPASMVAFWLLGTEERPDESGEICVAEIFGPRPGEPWTVGVGVHPHRDPRIVDDFSVIEIPHDLADLHEYAVDWEPHRLVFSVDGHTVKTVDQSIDYPMQLMLSVFDFPDRAVPDSTVGYPRIFDVAAV, from the coding sequence ATGGACCGACACGCCGCGGATCTGACGGGCCTCACGACGACCCTGCACGACGACTTCACCGGCGACGGTTTCGACCCCCGGACGTGGATCGCCGCGTATCTGCCGCACTGGTCGACACCCGAGAACTCCGCCGCCCGGTGGAGCACATCGGAGGGACGCTCACGGCTGTGCATCGACGACGACCAGCCCGCCTGGCGGCCGTCCGAGTCGGGGATGCGGGTCTCGAGCCTGCAGACCGGGCATCACGCCGGCCCGATCGGCAGCCCGGTCGGTCAGCACGCCCACCGCGACGGACTGACCGTCACCACCGATCGCGCCTCGGAGATCCGCTTCGCCCAAACCCACGGCCGGTTCGAGGTGACCATGCGCGCGATTCGCGATCCGGCCTCGATGGTGGCGTTCTGGCTTCTCGGCACCGAGGAGCGCCCCGACGAGTCCGGCGAGATCTGCGTCGCCGAGATCTTCGGCCCGCGGCCCGGCGAGCCCTGGACGGTCGGGGTGGGCGTCCATCCGCACCGTGACCCTCGGATCGTCGACGACTTCTCGGTCATCGAGATCCCGCACGATCTCGCCGACCTGCACGAGTACGCCGTCGACTGGGAACCTCACCGACTCGTGTTCAGCGTCGACGGGCACACGGTCAAGACGGTCGACCAGTCCATCGACTACCCGATGCAGTTGATGCTGAGCGTCTTCGACTTCCCGGACCGCGCCGTCCCCGACTCGACGGTCGGGTACCCGCGGATCTTCGACGTGGCCGCGGTGTAG
- a CDS encoding PEP/pyruvate-binding domain-containing protein, with translation MSAKTVEFEEIADDRYGGKAAGLARLRRLGLPVPPGYVIAGVSGVSDAATARFDEMAAAGWTPVAVRSSAVGEDGDDQSFAGQYDTVLGVDTVDRFVDAVRACADSVHSRRASSYSGNASATMNVVVQRMVDARAAGVVFTADPVSGRRDLTVIDVVSGLGESLVDGTVAPDHVVLDADGTAVVNETVAAPVLSPVEIAAIQSGARRAEQEWGRPMDLEWAIDRSGELWWLQARPITTLPGDLNEMDSPVAGADHVYTRCNIGEMMPGAFCPLTASVSGFAIDYAMQMVQVVARAQERYEKPWLQVGYFYGHMFLNLTEGTALSSGILGNSLEQFSTSICGRVIDELEPKPPQPFRRKLGNTVRLTSHALSVGPAIRRLPGEIAGFAVPTSRDPRIVWQELEAGVAQYCDVTLIHVRSSSRAAVAANVLESVLVRRAEKDGRTEDDGKAEAARLMAGASEVESAMMLAELDAVVRAIATDPAVADAFLDAPPDDAVTTLQSSDGSAGSALRRFLERHGHRGYRELCMRDPSWADDPGGLGAMMQVMLRSVGTRTVARPDRAPADPHPARAIRVLARLAQGGARGREETKSRMALMAHRLKRGYRHLGEVLVETGRLPDADLVFFFDRAELQRIVGAGDVTDLVESARKRREALSYQDRLEFDDVSVGRPSPRVVAPERNVGDGRIVGRPAGRGTVEGVVRVAKSIVEARDVQRGEILVAPVTDVGWTPYFTVIGALVTDIGSSVSHGAVVAREYGLPCVVNTLVGTQVLRTGDRVRVDGDRGIVERLEAS, from the coding sequence ATGAGCGCGAAGACAGTCGAATTCGAGGAGATCGCCGACGACCGGTACGGCGGCAAGGCGGCCGGACTCGCACGTCTGCGGCGCCTGGGTCTCCCGGTGCCGCCCGGGTATGTGATTGCCGGCGTGTCGGGGGTGTCCGACGCTGCGACAGCACGATTCGACGAGATGGCCGCCGCCGGATGGACACCGGTCGCGGTCCGGTCCTCGGCCGTGGGGGAGGACGGGGACGACCAGTCCTTCGCCGGTCAGTACGACACCGTGCTGGGGGTCGACACCGTCGACCGCTTCGTCGACGCGGTTCGCGCCTGTGCCGACTCCGTGCACTCGCGCCGCGCGTCGTCGTACAGCGGGAATGCCTCGGCCACCATGAATGTGGTGGTCCAGCGGATGGTCGATGCGCGCGCCGCGGGCGTGGTGTTCACCGCGGACCCGGTCTCAGGTCGGCGGGACCTGACGGTGATCGACGTCGTTTCCGGACTCGGCGAATCGCTCGTTGACGGGACGGTTGCTCCCGATCACGTCGTGCTCGATGCCGACGGAACCGCGGTGGTCAACGAAACTGTTGCGGCGCCGGTTCTGTCGCCGGTCGAGATCGCGGCGATCCAGTCCGGCGCCCGCCGGGCCGAGCAGGAGTGGGGCCGGCCGATGGATCTCGAATGGGCGATCGACAGGTCTGGCGAGCTCTGGTGGTTGCAGGCTCGGCCGATCACCACGCTGCCCGGTGACCTGAACGAGATGGACTCGCCGGTGGCCGGCGCCGACCATGTGTACACACGATGCAACATCGGCGAGATGATGCCGGGCGCGTTCTGCCCGCTGACCGCATCGGTCTCCGGGTTCGCGATCGACTACGCGATGCAGATGGTGCAGGTGGTCGCCCGGGCACAGGAGCGATACGAGAAACCCTGGCTGCAGGTGGGTTACTTCTACGGGCACATGTTCCTGAACCTGACCGAGGGCACGGCACTGAGTTCCGGCATCCTCGGGAACTCGCTGGAACAGTTCTCGACCTCGATCTGCGGGCGGGTCATCGACGAGCTCGAACCCAAGCCGCCACAACCGTTCCGGCGCAAGCTCGGGAACACCGTCCGGCTGACCTCGCATGCGCTGTCGGTCGGTCCCGCCATCCGTCGACTGCCCGGTGAGATCGCCGGGTTCGCGGTGCCGACGAGCCGCGACCCCCGGATCGTATGGCAGGAGCTGGAAGCCGGGGTCGCCCAGTACTGCGACGTCACCCTCATCCATGTGCGGTCGTCCTCACGCGCTGCCGTCGCGGCGAATGTGCTCGAGAGCGTGCTGGTCCGGCGCGCGGAGAAGGACGGCCGCACCGAGGACGACGGCAAGGCCGAGGCCGCCCGGCTCATGGCCGGCGCGTCGGAAGTCGAGAGCGCCATGATGCTCGCCGAACTCGACGCGGTGGTTCGGGCCATCGCCACGGACCCCGCGGTCGCCGACGCGTTCCTCGATGCACCGCCCGACGATGCGGTCACGACGTTGCAGTCGTCCGACGGAAGTGCCGGCTCGGCCCTGCGGAGATTCCTCGAGCGCCACGGACATCGCGGGTACCGCGAACTGTGCATGCGCGACCCGTCCTGGGCCGATGACCCCGGTGGTCTGGGGGCGATGATGCAGGTGATGCTGCGGTCGGTCGGGACCCGGACCGTCGCGCGACCTGACCGTGCGCCCGCCGACCCGCACCCCGCTCGGGCGATCCGAGTCCTGGCCCGGTTGGCGCAGGGCGGTGCGCGGGGACGCGAGGAGACGAAGTCGCGGATGGCGCTGATGGCCCATCGGCTCAAGCGCGGTTACCGGCACCTCGGCGAGGTGTTGGTCGAGACCGGGCGGCTTCCCGACGCCGATCTCGTCTTCTTCTTCGACCGTGCGGAGCTGCAACGGATCGTCGGCGCCGGCGACGTCACCGACCTCGTCGAGAGTGCGCGGAAGCGTCGAGAAGCGTTGTCGTACCAGGATCGGCTCGAGTTCGACGATGTGTCGGTCGGCCGCCCGTCCCCGCGCGTCGTGGCTCCTGAGCGGAATGTCGGCGATGGCCGGATCGTGGGTCGACCGGCGGGCCGGGGAACCGTCGAAGGCGTGGTGCGCGTGGCGAAGTCGATCGTGGAGGCGCGTGATGTCCAGCGCGGTGAGATCCTCGTGGCACCTGTCACCGACGTCGGCTGGACGCCGTACTTCACCGTCATCGGTGCACTGGTCACCGACATCGGCAGTTCGGTCTCGCACGGTGCGGTGGTCGCCCGCGAGTACGGACTGCCGTGCGTCGTGAACACCCTGGTGGGCACCCAGGTGTTGCGGACGGGAGACCGCGTGCGGGTCGATGGAGATCGCGGGATCGTCGAACGGCTCGAGGCGAGCTGA
- a CDS encoding TetR-like C-terminal domain-containing protein, which produces MTADGRREHKRSNPASPGRPRDGRIDSAIIAATRELILETGYPALSLSAIAARAGTTTAAIYRRWSGKAQLVHEAVLAAETLEPPTGSGDARQDIRALVEIVRAMFNRPEVRVALPGLIADTVASPELHSQMIARLAGDLTAFESRFGQERRGDDRLPMLAEVVAGTAIFRILIRSDAALDDAWVEEMVELITERWPAG; this is translated from the coding sequence ATGACAGCAGATGGCCGAAGGGAACACAAGAGGTCGAACCCTGCGTCGCCCGGACGGCCCCGCGACGGGCGGATCGATTCCGCGATCATCGCGGCCACCCGCGAACTCATCCTCGAGACGGGCTACCCGGCGCTGTCCCTCTCGGCGATCGCGGCCCGCGCGGGCACCACCACCGCGGCCATCTACCGGCGCTGGTCCGGCAAGGCCCAACTCGTCCACGAAGCGGTGCTGGCAGCCGAAACCCTGGAACCGCCAACGGGTTCAGGTGACGCCCGACAGGACATCCGGGCCCTTGTCGAGATCGTGCGTGCCATGTTCAACCGACCCGAGGTGCGCGTGGCGCTTCCGGGTCTCATCGCCGACACCGTGGCCTCACCCGAGCTGCACAGTCAGATGATCGCCCGGCTCGCCGGCGACCTCACCGCCTTCGAATCCCGGTTCGGTCAGGAACGCCGGGGCGACGACCGGTTGCCCATGCTCGCGGAGGTCGTCGCCGGTACCGCGATCTTCCGCATCCTCATCCGCAGCGACGCCGCACTCGACGACGCGTGGGTCGAGGAGATGGTCGAGCTGATCACCGAGCGGTGGCCGGCGGGCTGA
- a CDS encoding TIGR03617 family F420-dependent LLM class oxidoreductase, which produces MKIMTALFDPVGAVDRARALQEAGASGVFTFEGPHDVFTPLALATAVDGLDIMSNVAIALPRNPIQLAHQANDLQLLSEGRFILGLGTQVRAQIEKRYGAEFDRPVERMKEMVGALRAIFATWNDGERLDFRGQYHRHTLMTPTFVPGPNPYGPPPIYLGALGPRLTRATAEVADGLLVMPFGSKRFLHGTTLPAVRDGLAAAGRSEDDFEVVPEIIVSVGSDASGAGSGASGPNVTDDHASTRMLLAFYGSTPAYRPVLDAHGWGDLQPELNAMSKQGRWQEMAGLIDDEILHTIAACGTPAEIAAHIRDRVDGVSDRICLYQPGPIGVEPLAEIVDSLAGDAR; this is translated from the coding sequence ATGAAGATCATGACGGCGTTGTTCGATCCGGTCGGAGCGGTCGATCGCGCGCGGGCGCTGCAGGAGGCTGGCGCGTCCGGTGTGTTCACCTTCGAAGGTCCGCACGACGTGTTCACGCCGCTCGCGCTGGCGACGGCGGTGGACGGGCTCGACATCATGTCGAATGTGGCGATTGCGCTCCCGCGCAACCCGATTCAACTGGCTCATCAGGCGAACGACCTGCAGTTGCTCAGTGAGGGCAGGTTCATTCTCGGACTCGGTACCCAGGTGCGCGCGCAGATCGAGAAGCGGTACGGCGCCGAGTTCGACCGACCCGTGGAGCGGATGAAGGAGATGGTCGGCGCCCTGCGCGCGATCTTCGCGACGTGGAACGACGGTGAGCGTCTGGACTTCCGGGGTCAGTACCACCGGCACACCCTGATGACGCCGACCTTCGTGCCCGGCCCCAACCCGTACGGGCCGCCACCGATCTACCTGGGCGCGCTGGGGCCCCGCCTGACCCGTGCCACCGCGGAGGTCGCGGACGGCCTGCTGGTGATGCCGTTCGGATCGAAGCGGTTCCTGCACGGCACGACGCTGCCCGCGGTCCGCGACGGTCTCGCGGCAGCCGGTCGGAGCGAGGACGACTTCGAGGTGGTGCCCGAGATCATCGTCTCGGTCGGTTCGGACGCGTCCGGCGCCGGGAGCGGAGCGAGCGGGCCGAATGTGACGGACGACCATGCCTCGACGCGAATGCTGTTGGCGTTCTACGGTTCCACTCCCGCATACCGGCCCGTGCTCGATGCGCACGGATGGGGAGACCTGCAGCCGGAACTCAACGCGATGTCCAAGCAGGGCCGCTGGCAGGAGATGGCCGGACTCATCGACGACGAGATCCTCCACACCATCGCCGCCTGCGGCACTCCGGCCGAGATCGCCGCACACATCCGCGACCGCGTCGACGGTGTGTCCGACCGCATCTGCCTCTATCAACCGGGACCCATCGGTGTGGAACCGCTGGCCGAGATCGTCGACTCCCTCGCCGGTGACGCGAGATGA